A region of Necator americanus strain Aroian chromosome I, whole genome shotgun sequence DNA encodes the following proteins:
- a CDS encoding hypothetical protein (NECATOR_CHRI.G2255.T1) has translation MKTTGLFINPENHVPTLEEMKQTYAKKHGSILEKVSVLQSRTLLRLIIGENAFQWIHGTSFSEDLHRTVRMIKEKHEKLQAVEYALKEPALVSFMNGVLNYVFPKDLLPAQQRTILIKFITDRILSWHSGTSLLAANESYPLLDYAVIEKEVKKNLKRIWALCNNDKYLAQELLDGITSGLTHFIALYALHTLRSQTKVGLQGDLASFYFIPTYYKIKEKLKSIENGKSRIPNQSWGSKPSENDTSSSVDPPHKQESSNSVSSTSKSKTSALQNIQIAERIQVSTVEERVQRHDVFQSSAGPNLVDDINPLPLKRVKLETVGKTPPKLFPRDRPPDDIPVYDYTKVKRENFDIKFAQMETESRISNSSSSNYVSGSGSASIGEWDEVLRSINADPGVPDQYKVMFRCLVMSNRDLRDHNKILRSQLEKNQQ, from the exons ATGAAGACCACAGGACTTTTCATCAACCCAGAAAATCATGTCCCCACCcttgaagaaatgaagcaaaCGTATGCGAAGAAGCACGGCTCCATTTTAGAAAAG GTGTCAGTACTGCAGTCTCGAACCCTACTAAGGCTTATTATCGGCGAAAACGCTTTCCAGTGGATTCATGGGACTTCCTTTAGTGAAGACTTACACAGGACAGTAAGaatgataaaagaaaagcaCGAAAAATTGCAAGCGGT GGAATATGCGTTGAAAGAGCCTGCTCTAGTGTCTTTCATGAACGGAGTGTTGAATTATGTTTTTCCAAAGGATCTTCTTCCGGCTCAACAG CGAACGATCCTAATCAAGTTCATTACTGATCGAATACTGTCGTGGCATTCAGGGACATCCCTTTTAGCAGCAAACGAGTCGTATCCATTGCTCGATTACG CTGTTATCGAAAAAGAAGTTAAGAAGAACCTCAAAAGAATTTGGGCTCTCTGTAACAATGATAAGTATCTGGCCCAGGAGCTACTGGATGGAATAACCAGCGGTCTTACCCACTTTATCGCTCTCTATGCACTGCACACATTGAG gaGCCAAACGAAAGTTGGCTTGCAAGGTGATCTTgctagtttttattttataccaACGTACTACAAGATCAAAGAGAAACTT AAATCCATAGAAAATGGGAAATCTAGGATACCAAATCAGTCCTGGGGAAGCAAACCTTCGGAAAACGATACCTCTAGCTCTGTCGATCCTCCGCATAAG CAGGAGTCGTCGAACAGTGTTTCTTCCACATCAAAAAGCAAAACGTCTGCGCTCCAAAATATACAGATTGCTGAGAGAATACAG GTGTCAACTGTTGAGGAACGGGTGCAACGGCATGACGTTTTTCAAAGTTCCGCAGGTCCAAACTTGGTCGACGATATAAATCCGCTCCCTCTGAAACGTGTGAAGTTGGAAACAGTGGGAAAAACTCCTCCTAAG TTGTTTCCGCGAGACCGTCCACCTGATGATATTCCAGTTTATGACTACACAAAGGTGAAGCGCGAGAATTTTGATATTAAATTTGCACAG ATGGAAACTGAATCGCGCATTTCGAACAGCTCCTCATCGAACTATGTTTCTGGCTCCGGATCAGCTTCTATTGGCGAATGGGATGAGGTGTTACGTAGCATTAATGCGGATCCCGGTGTTCCTGATCAGTACAAGGTTATGTTTAG GTGTCTTGTAATGAGCAACAGGGATTTACGAGACCACAACAAAATTTTACGATCTCAGTTAGAGAAAAATCAGCAATGA
- a CDS encoding hypothetical protein (NECATOR_CHRI.G2255.T2) has product MKTTGLFINPENHVPTLEEMKQTYAKKHGSILEKVSVLQSRTLLRLIIGENAFQWIHGTSFSEDLHRTVRMIKEKHEKLQAVRIATSCFPKFCENVKDRIEEYALKEPALVSFMNGVLNYVFPKDLLPAQQRTILIKFITDRILSWHSGTSLLAANESYPLLDYAVIEKEVKKNLKRIWALCNNDKYLAQELLDGITSGLTHFIALYALHTLRSQTKVGLQGDLASFYFIPTYYKIKEKLKSIENGKSRIPNQSWGSKPSENDTSSSVDPPHKESSNSVSSTSKSKTSALQNIQIAERIQVSTVEERVQRHDVFQSSAGPNLVDDINPLPLKRVKLETVGKTPPKLFPRDRPPDDIPVYDYTKVKRENFDIKFAQMETESRISNSSSSNYVSGSGSASIGEWDEVLRSINADPGVPDQYKVMFRCLVMSNRDLRDHNKILRSQLEKNQQ; this is encoded by the exons ATGAAGACCACAGGACTTTTCATCAACCCAGAAAATCATGTCCCCACCcttgaagaaatgaagcaaaCGTATGCGAAGAAGCACGGCTCCATTTTAGAAAAG GTGTCAGTACTGCAGTCTCGAACCCTACTAAGGCTTATTATCGGCGAAAACGCTTTCCAGTGGATTCATGGGACTTCCTTTAGTGAAGACTTACACAGGACAGTAAGaatgataaaagaaaagcaCGAAAAATTGCAAGCGGT GCGGATAGCAACAAGTTGTTTCCCGAAGTTCTGCGAGAACGTCAAAGACCGTATAGA GGAATATGCGTTGAAAGAGCCTGCTCTAGTGTCTTTCATGAACGGAGTGTTGAATTATGTTTTTCCAAAGGATCTTCTTCCGGCTCAACAG CGAACGATCCTAATCAAGTTCATTACTGATCGAATACTGTCGTGGCATTCAGGGACATCCCTTTTAGCAGCAAACGAGTCGTATCCATTGCTCGATTACG CTGTTATCGAAAAAGAAGTTAAGAAGAACCTCAAAAGAATTTGGGCTCTCTGTAACAATGATAAGTATCTGGCCCAGGAGCTACTGGATGGAATAACCAGCGGTCTTACCCACTTTATCGCTCTCTATGCACTGCACACATTGAG gaGCCAAACGAAAGTTGGCTTGCAAGGTGATCTTgctagtttttattttataccaACGTACTACAAGATCAAAGAGAAACTT AAATCCATAGAAAATGGGAAATCTAGGATACCAAATCAGTCCTGGGGAAGCAAACCTTCGGAAAACGATACCTCTAGCTCTGTCGATCCTCCGCATAAG GAGTCGTCGAACAGTGTTTCTTCCACATCAAAAAGCAAAACGTCTGCGCTCCAAAATATACAGATTGCTGAGAGAATACAG GTGTCAACTGTTGAGGAACGGGTGCAACGGCATGACGTTTTTCAAAGTTCCGCAGGTCCAAACTTGGTCGACGATATAAATCCGCTCCCTCTGAAACGTGTGAAGTTGGAAACAGTGGGAAAAACTCCTCCTAAG TTGTTTCCGCGAGACCGTCCACCTGATGATATTCCAGTTTATGACTACACAAAGGTGAAGCGCGAGAATTTTGATATTAAATTTGCACAG ATGGAAACTGAATCGCGCATTTCGAACAGCTCCTCATCGAACTATGTTTCTGGCTCCGGATCAGCTTCTATTGGCGAATGGGATGAGGTGTTACGTAGCATTAATGCGGATCCCGGTGTTCCTGATCAGTACAAGGTTATGTTTAG GTGTCTTGTAATGAGCAACAGGGATTTACGAGACCACAACAAAATTTTACGATCTCAGTTAGAGAAAAATCAGCAATGA